The following are encoded in a window of Cervus canadensis isolate Bull #8, Minnesota chromosome 11, ASM1932006v1, whole genome shotgun sequence genomic DNA:
- the LOC122450172 gene encoding olfactory receptor 5AN1-like has translation MIGEGNITEITYFILLGFSDFPRIIAVLFAVFLVIYILTLTCNLSLIILIGIDSHLHTPMYFFLSNLSFMDICYVTATAPKMLYDFFREQKIITYVDCVIQNFVFSTMGLSESCLMTAMAYDRYAAICNPLLYSSIMSPVLCGRMVLGSYLAGLSASIFYLCFMLNFQFCGPNVINHFFCDMPQLLVLSCTDTFSAQLFTALSTMIFGIVNVSIIMISYVYIVISILKITSVKGRSKAFNTCASHLTAVSLFYTSGMFVYLSSSSGGSSSFDRFASVFYTVMIPMLNPLIYSLRNKEIKDALKRLQKKGGCC, from the coding sequence atgattggagaaggcaatatCACAGAGATCACTTATTTTATCCTCTTGGGATTCTCAGATTTTCCCAGGATCATCGCAGTACTTTTTGCTGTATTCTTGGTGATATACATTTTGACCCTGACGTGTAACCTGTCACTCATCATCTTAATAGGAATAGACTCCCACCTCCACACgcccatgtatttcttcctcagTAACCTGTCCTTCATGGACATCTGCTACGTGACTGCCACAGCCCCCAAGATGCTTTACGACTTCTTCCGGGAGCAGAAAATTATCACCTATGTGGACTGTGTGATTCAGAATTTCGTATTCTCAACCATGGGGCTGAGTGAGTCTTGCCTCATGACCGCCATGGCTTATGACCGATATGCTGCCATTTGTAACCCACTCCTCTATTCCTCAATCATGTCGCCCGTTCTCTGCGGTCGGATGGTGCTGGGATCCTACTTGGCTGGACTCTCTGCTTCCATATTCTATTTGTGTTTCATGTTGAATTTCCAGTTCTGTGGGCCTAATGTCATcaaccacttcttctgtgacatGCCTCAGCTGTTAGTTCTGTCCTGCACTGACACGTTCTCTGCACAACTCTTTACTGCTTTATCAACAATGATCTTTGGGATAGTAAATGTTTCCATTATCATGATATCCTATGTTTACATTGTCATCTCCATCCTGAAGATCACTTCCGTGAAAGGCAGATCCAAAGCTTTCAACACCTGTGCTTCCCACCTGACGGCAGTGAGCCTCTTCTATACCTCAGGGATGTTTGTCTATTTGAGCTCCAGCTCTGGAGGTTCCTCCAGCTTTGACAGATTCGCATCGGTCTTCTACACGGTGATGATTCCCATGCTGAATCCTTTGATTTACAGTCtgagaaacaaagaaatcaaagatgccTTGAAGAGGTTGCAAAAGAAGGGCGGTTGTTGCTGA